A window from Hemicordylus capensis ecotype Gifberg chromosome 2, rHemCap1.1.pri, whole genome shotgun sequence encodes these proteins:
- the LOC128343707 gene encoding olfactory receptor 10T2-like has protein sequence MKRRNETEVTEFVLTGFSNFPDLQLVLFVVFSLMYLASLSGNVIIMAIIWLNHSLHIPMYFFLSLLSFSESCYTFVIVPNMLVTLLLGRKTISFAGCVTQMFFFIGIACTNCLILIGMGYDRYVAVCHPLHYHLMMNRRVCLQLGASLAVSGFFFSFIETYLVFHLPFYGRNRIDHYFCDVAPVVKLACPPDQNTEAVILALCTIFILGSFLSVILSYFFIFVTVLRIPSAEGKRKAFSTCTSHLIVVIVHFGCASATYLRPISSYIPGKDIMVSIMYTLVTPLLNPIVYSLRNKDIQTALRKLLIKEILNWRTGRTHALVL, from the coding sequence ATGAAGAGAAGAAACGAAACTGAAGTTACAGAATTTGTCCTGACTGGATTTTCAAACTTCCCAGACTTGCAGTTGGTGCTGTTTGTTGTATTTTCCCTCATGTATTTGGCATCTCTTTCTGGAAATGTTATAATTATGGCTATAATCTGGCTGAATCACAGTTTGCACATtcccatgtatttcttcctctCACTCTTGTCCTTCTCAGAAAGCTGCTACACATTTGTCATTGTCCCCAACATGCTGGTAACTCTTCTCTTGGGAAGGAAGACGATCTCTTTTGCTGGATGTGTGACACAAATGTTTTTCTTCATCGGCATTGCGTGCACTAACTGCCTAATCCTCATTGGGATGGGATATGACCGCTATGTGGCCGTGTGCCACCCCTTGCATTATCATCTTATGATGAACAGGAGAGTTTGTTTGCAGTTGGGAGCTTCTTTGGCAGTGAGTGGCTTCTTTTTCTCATTTATTGAGACATACCTTGTATTCCACTTGCCCTTCTATGGAAGAAACAGAATTGACCACTACTTCTGTGATGTTGCACCTGTGGTCAAGTTGGCTTGCCCTCCTGATCAGAACACTGAAGCTGTGATTTTAGCACTCTGTACAATATTTATCCTTGGCTCCTTTCTCTCTGTCATCCTTTCTTATTTTTTCATCTTTGTCACTGTCCTAAGAATTCCCTCTGCAGAGGGGAAGCGCAAAGCATTTTCTACCTGTACCTCCCACCTTATTGTTGTGATTGTGCACTTTGGATGTGCTTCTGCCACCTACTTAAGGCCAATCTCCAGTTACATCCCTGGAAAAGACATCATGGTGTCTATCATGTACACACTAGTAACTCCACTTTTGAATCCCATTGTCTACAGTCTTAGAAATAAAGACATCCAAACTGCTCTCAGAAAACTCCTTATCAAAGAAATCCTCAACTGGAGAACAGGAAGAACTCATGCTCTTGTGTTGTGA